A window from Dioscorea cayenensis subsp. rotundata cultivar TDr96_F1 chromosome 10, TDr96_F1_v2_PseudoChromosome.rev07_lg8_w22 25.fasta, whole genome shotgun sequence encodes these proteins:
- the LOC120270278 gene encoding uncharacterized protein LOC120270278 has protein sequence MAPYEALYGRRCRSPICWDDVEGRKLLGPEIVQLTVEKVCLIRDPPTKGVIHFGVRGKLSPRFIGLFEILERIGEVAYRLALPPSLSRVHDVFHVSMLKKFIPNPDHVIQFSDFDLNNDLTYEERPIKIVDLKKQTLRMRVIPYVKVQWINHTEHEATWELESKMREKYSYLF, from the exons ATGGCTCCTTATGAGGCACTGTATGGCAGGAGATGTAGGTCACCCATTTGTTGGGATGATGTGGAAGGACGTAAATTGTTAGGGCCAGAGATTGTGCAGTTGACAGTAGAGAAAGTTTGTCTAATCAGAGATC CCCCCACTAAAGGAGTTATTCATTTTGGTGTGAGAGGGAAGCTCAGCCCTCGGTTTATTGGTCTGTTTGAGATCTTAGAACGTATTGGTGAGGTGGCATATCGGCTTGCATTACCACCTTCACTATCTCGAGTTCATGATGTGTTCCATGTTTCTATGCTGAAGAAGTTCATTCCGAATCCTGACCATGTGATACAATTCTCTGACTTTGACCTTAACAATGATTTGACGTATGAGGAGCGACCTATAAAGATCGTGGATTTGAAGAAGCAAACTCTGAGAATGAGGGTCATTCCTTATGTCAAGGTTCAATGGATCAATCACACAGAGCATGAAGCTACTTGGGAATTAGAGTCAAAGATGCGAGAGAAATACTCATATCTGTTCTGA